The Hippoglossus stenolepis isolate QCI-W04-F060 chromosome 12, HSTE1.2, whole genome shotgun sequence genome segment ctttgcaagtttctacattttttatgctttttccATTCATCTGTGTCTGGGTTTCTTTTTTAGTTCATCTGCATTGGTGAATGTAGTattttaaaataagataagataaggtattagtcccacaatgagGAAATTTGCTAGCAAGACTCAAAATAGGCATCAGTGAGTAATAcataacatgcaatacttaagtgtaagtaatattaaaaatataaaaatatgaattgaacTATGAAGATACTATTAAGCTTTTGAGCGATTAAGATAAAAGTATTTTGCTGTCaatatcatttatataataaaacaaatagcgtctctttttatttgtttccgAAACAATAGTTAAAACAGTTCCTATCTTAATATTCAGTTCCTCAACATTTTACTAATAAAACCCTAAAGTGTTTAAGATTCGTCACTTCCGGATTTGCAGGTTTTATAtctggtgggaaaaaaacagcgGGACTACGTTTATAAACGCGCTGACGTCACTACGACCATGCTACAACCCCGGCTCCCATTGGTCGATGCTTTAAAGGGCCGAACCCCGCGGTGCCGTGATTGGCCGGCGCGTTTTACGCACGGATTTCAAATGCCCAGCAGCGACTGGCGGAGTCTCAGTTCAGCGGCGGAGCATCAAGTCGGACCCTCCGCTCGGTTCAGCGGGGAAAAAGCTCGGGTTCACACCGGATAACGACACCAGTCCACGGTGAGAAGCCTCGACACGCAGCTCACATCCCCTCAGGAGGGTTCACACTAACCCGGTCTGTGGGCGACGGTAGCGAGCGGGAGGGACGGTGCTTGCTAGCTTAGCGCTACTAACTCCCGGCTGTAGAGCTACGGGACTCGAATGTCTACTAACCAAACCAACGTAAACTGTTCGTAAGTTAACGACATATTTACCACTGACACGTTGAGTTAAgcggaaaaaaaatcaaagagctCGTAAATAAAGCTCGCTTCCTACTACAAACTTAATGTACGCGCGAAAATGGAGGCTACCACCCGACGTTTATATGCAACCGAACATTGTCCCGTTAACTGTCATTTGCTTTTATTACAAGAAGAAGTTGATGTTGGAAACACTGACAGATGCTTTTAATGATTCTGGCTTCCTGTCTCCCGCACATTCAACGTCACCGCCGATAACTTTCCGCCAAATCTCCACCGCCGCCGCGCCAAAACCCGTCGTTTGTTTGGTTAAACATCTGGCGGCGGAGTGTGTGAGCACATTCAGATGTTTACCCGGACGTTTAAGTTGAAGTCCAGTTGTATACGTGTCGTCTCAGTGTGGGTTTCTACCTGTTTCATAGCTAGCTTTGATGCTAGAGGGAGCTACGTTAGCTTTGCAATGTGAGGAGCCATGTTGTCAGAGGTctaacacccccaccccccctcctcctctttcatctgTCTCCTTCATCCAGGAATCTCCACACATCCTGCAGGTTTCACCCCCCACAAAGCCACAATGAAGTGTCCTCGCTACGACACCACCAGAGTCTGCAACATGGAGAAGAGTGCTGATACTGTGGCTGCTGTTGGGGCCAAGGTGCCACACGTCAAAGCCTCCCCATTGAAAGAGCCAGTCCCCATCAAACCCCAGTTCCCACCTGCAGCTGTGACCAGGGTGTTGTTCTCTCTCAACAACGACACCAGGCCGGTCCACAACAaggagaacagcagcagccgggAGCACGACAGGACTCTGGATGAGGGGCTGGAGGACAGCGGCTATGTGTCCCTGCAAAACAGCCAGATTGATGAGCACCACggggacgaggaggacgacCACAGCCAGGGGAGAAGCAGAGCGTCGCTGCCGCTCTCTGCGACCCACCAAGAGAGGACGATATCCCCGAACAGCTCCCCCGCCAAATGTAAAGCAGGtcactctgtgtctgtggtggcAGCTTCCACTCCCGTGAATCGTCCCAGGAGAAGAATACTGTCATCCACACCCTGTGATAGTCACAGTGACCCCAACCTGCCCATATTGAAGTTCCAGCGGGCTGTGTGTGAAGAGCTCGCCAAGAACTACCGCAAGAATAAGAGGTAGATTTACACCCTAAAGTATTTTAGCTTGGGCATCAAATGTATGTCCACCCGTTCATTGAATCATTTACACTGGAAAGTACAAATACctagtttgtctttatttagaGACAAACTATAAAAACCCTTCCAGATCCACAACAGCCGACTCGTACTGTACCTGAGGCAGTTTAGTTTCACTGTGTAACTGTCAGGGAGGTAAACAAGGGAATTAAAGTGGTTTTCCTGTATTTCAGGTACGACTGGAGCATCGTCGACAAGGTGGCCGAGGACCATGTCTTGGATCGGGTGATCGGACGCCAGATGGGACGGGAGTACGTCGACATGTTTGCAAATCTGCTGTCCAGGAACATGAGAAATATCCTGAGCAACATCCTGGCCCTGTTGGGAGACATGGACCTCATTAGGTACGATAGAAAAGACTCGACTCAGctgaaatctgtattttattgtgtCTGGTTCGATTGAGACCCAGTCTGAGCCATGTGCTTTAATGTAGATACTTGccagaaattgtttttttcacacttgTTTTCTTGTCTATATTCATCACATCTTTACCTTTTCTGACCCTGCAGCTGTAAGAGAGTGAGCAGGACCTGGAGGAGAATCATCGGTGAAGATACCACAAGTACGAACAGGTGTCTGCAGACTGAGGAGTCGCTCAGGGTGAGGAaatacagacaacacacacaaggctgctcaaatttaaaatatataacacaggTTGTACAGGAATTCGTTATTTTTGTACCTGTCATCATTCAGATTTTAGCTTAACGTGTGACTCGCAGCTAAAACTACATGTTCTGAAACGATGCATGGACCTACATCACAGTAAATCCAGCTTGTGGTTACATGAATgcatttctcatatttttttttaattctttttgtAGGAGTCAATGAGCTCTTTGAGACAACACGACTGTGGTCTTACCAGAGACGTGGGAGTGTCCAGAGTGGTGCTGTCCTGCATTCAGACCCGGGCCTCCAGCACGGTATCATCATCGTCCTCCACAAGTAGCAGGGTCCACAGACGGATCACTCCCCCGCAGAAGGGCAACACACCCCATTCCCAATTTACACGCTTCACAGAATTCATACAGGTGCGTTTGGATATCAAGGACTAGAAttgatgattgtttttattgattgaatCTACTTTTATTTCTTGGTTTAACATTTGATATTTAACACTTAACCCAGATATATTCACTTTATTGTCATGGAAGAAGAGGAATTGCAGCATATACATTTTAGAGCTGGGGAccatacgttttttttttggatAGAAAAACTACTTGAATGGTTGCTGATCACTTTCCTATTGGTCTGTTAATTGATAACCTAGTATAAAGGGTGGTAAAATAGCTTTGGTGTGCTATAGCTTTTACATACAGTTGTAAGAACAATGCATTTCAAGCTATGGGGAATACAGCAGTGTACATATCATTCTTTTGATTTCCAGCTTTAACAAACGCGCACATTTTTGTTCCTCTGTCCAGGCCGCCGACAGCCTGAAGCAGCACCAGTCTCTGCGTTGCTGTAAGCGCTGCGGTTCACCAGCGACACACTCAGCAGAGATCCAGCGGGCAACGTGCACACGCCTCAACTGTCTCTTTGACTTCTGCACCTGCTGCCAAGAGACGTTCCACGGCTTGACGTCCTGCCGAACGGTGGAGTCCAGGTCCCACTTCGTCACCTCCAGGGCGACCCCGGTCCTACCGGGTAGTGCTCGCAGCAAGAGGAACATCAGACGCCTGTGACAGGTTTATTGAGTTTTTATTCACGGACGGTTTTAACTGTGGGTCGGGGGGGGGTGACTCTGACAGCGAAGTACAGCCTGGGAGCCTGGAAGTGGCTTCTGTACGAGCACCATATAGTATTACTCAGAGCTCCGGCTCTACACACCTCAATCCACTGAGTGAAGCACTTGTTTACAAGACAACTGGGACAATCAACCAGAAAAGTGTCATCTGGCTAAAACTGTTGTCGTCCGTGAGCGACAAACAAATCTGAtgccaaaaaagaaagaaatggagcTTGATATGCTTTCTAATGTaacattttaatcatgttttaaatgaaatggaTGTACATGTATTGTATTGTCACTTTTAGATCGttttgtatgtgtatatattttcttttaaataaatgtcaggAAGTCTTTTCTGTAAATAGATCTTTCATAAAATTTAAACAGTTTTCCTGAGTTTCTTTATTTGTCCAAGAGCTGAAACCAGATGTTAAGTCAGATATGGGTTTTATTTTACCATGAGAAGGTGATTAGTTGGAAAGAACTTTTCTACGAATGTTAATTCTTATTAATAAGCCAAATTcgtttcagcttctcaaagaAGCGGACCCTTTGGGTGTTGGGCTGTTGATTGGTTacaacatttaaagacattGTCCAGAACAAAGGAAAATTGAGATGAGCACATATTTGAAGTTTTATAGGTCGACTGATTcattaagaacattttaaacactttaGACATTATCCCAGTTTACATGACATCTGATCCTGCACATTCTGCAGGGAGATCTGCTTTGCAGTTTAAATTTCATTACCTAACAAATACCTTGAGTACAGAAATCAATACACAAAAGTGTTAGTGTATAAATATTTTGGCTTTAGACTCACTTCTGTCacgcaaaaataaaatgtaaaaacaatttgaCCATATAACGctgaatataatatttaaaatgaccTGTTTCTATTAGTTTTCCCAGACATCTAAAGACTTGATATCTCTACTCTTAAAGTAAGAGCAGAGTTtgcattgttttaaatgtgtctgtgttatccaactgttttaatttgaattgaaaCTAAGCTATTTGCTACTTTTATTATCTTTGTAATCTTTGTGTTATTAGCCCAGGTCTCATCCTGATTTATTTCACTAGATGGCAGCGTTGATCAGGTTTTGACCGATattgcagctgcagagaaaagccaTCAACATCAGGAGAGATTAAATCAGACAAGAGCCGGTTTCTCTTTCAGCCTCAGTAAAGTCATATACATAGAATCTGAGATTCAATCATCTCATAATAACTAAAGGTCAGAAGATTCATAGGGAAAGTTCAGAGATTAAATTTGTATGTAATGTACAAACAAATGCTAGAAAATATCATTAAGTGCAGTGGGATTACTGCCTGAATACTGCATGAAGTATAATTCATCACATCGTATATTCAAGCTCACATGCATCAACATATTATAtacgttatatatatatatatatatttttattctgagCATTGTtaaagagagcctgtgacccaagcatttcattgcaaacgactgcttaatgtaatcgTTGTGcttatgacaataaactcttgaatcttatACGATAGTACAAGTATACAAAGGTGATTACCCCCCAAAGAGGCATTTTTCAATAAACGTGGAGTTCTTAGAGCCTCCACTGCCCAGTAGATGACACATTACTTATTTTACCTGgtttactttttatttccatttaattgCTGTTGACACTAAAATCCTTGTTTCTCATGTCATTGATTTTTTAATAACTCAACTATGCTGATTTGAATTTGCCGTCTGAACTACTTTCATTTTGAGTCCCGCCATTATATAATCCATACGTGACCAGGTAAGAAATATTTagctttatttatataagtTTAAGTTGTTCTATCCTGGTTGTATCTCGGTGGTAAGATCATTAAATTCCTCCAGATATAGATccttaaaatgttattgtttataAAGACTGGATCTAAATATTGAATTCAAATAAGATTacgttttttgacattttcataaattcAAGGggaaaaattcctggatcttgatgaaacaaatccgGTACAGATCCAGAGTGTACAATgagctgcagcttgattgaattcaaaggAACTGTTGTGTTCTGTGAAAGAACTGCGACactgaaaacagttttaatgtttcacAAGCACATTATAGGAGACAAAGACTTTTCTTACAGTAAATCATTGTAAAAACCTTAAAGTTTTTAAGTTATATCATTCTCTCTTAAAGGTCGTTGACACTCGGGTGTGATGCCCTGTGAGCTGCACCTCCTGAGGTTGTGACACATCTGAATTTTTCTTCAGTAAGAATCTAAACCACCCACAAGCTTTTGGGAAATTCCTCTCAGGATAAAAATGGCCTCTGCCACTTTCCCCTTAACAAACCAGTCATCACTTGTTTAGGGGAGTGAAGAAGCTGCGAATAGCATCACTGACATTAGACTGTTACCTCTGACATTTGCAGCGTGACCCATTTGTCTCCCGCCCGTCCCTCCTGTGGCTGAGCTGCTCTTTGGTGTGTCGTGATGACACATGTAAACATCCGTCAACTCTCATG includes the following:
- the fbxo5 gene encoding F-box only protein 5 yields the protein MKCPRYDTTRVCNMEKSADTVAAVGAKVPHVKASPLKEPVPIKPQFPPAAVTRVLFSLNNDTRPVHNKENSSSREHDRTLDEGLEDSGYVSLQNSQIDEHHGDEEDDHSQGRSRASLPLSATHQERTISPNSSPAKCKAGHSVSVVAASTPVNRPRRRILSSTPCDSHSDPNLPILKFQRAVCEELAKNYRKNKRYDWSIVDKVAEDHVLDRVIGRQMGREYVDMFANLLSRNMRNILSNILALLGDMDLISCKRVSRTWRRIIGEDTTSTNRCLQTEESLRESMSSLRQHDCGLTRDVGVSRVVLSCIQTRASSTVSSSSSTSSRVHRRITPPQKGNTPHSQFTRFTEFIQAADSLKQHQSLRCCKRCGSPATHSAEIQRATCTRLNCLFDFCTCCQETFHGLTSCRTVESRSHFVTSRATPVLPGSARSKRNIRRL